In the Dioscorea cayenensis subsp. rotundata cultivar TDr96_F1 chromosome 12, TDr96_F1_v2_PseudoChromosome.rev07_lg8_w22 25.fasta, whole genome shotgun sequence genome, one interval contains:
- the LOC120273529 gene encoding acid phosphatase 1-like — MKTLMSYLWMLLHQVLTCIFIKARSIMSINNGANYTLSWRFAIESNNLRSWPTVPRRCLPYIKTYMLGGQYQHDLDMVIAEMLTYMNSIILNNDGKDIWILDVDDTCISNLKYYERKNFGCDPFDRVMFKSWILEGSCPAIHSMLVFYKKLIERGFKVFLLTGRHEEQLGSITALNLLLQGYVGHERLILRSSKYKGQSAEKFKSAIRKEIEGEGYRIHGNVGDQWSDLTGESIGARTFKLPNPMYFVS, encoded by the exons atgaaaacattgaTGAGCTATCTTTGGATGCTACTTCATCAAGTACTTACATGCATCTTCATCAAGGCAAGATCAATTATGTCAATCAACAATGGAGCAAACTACACTTTGAGTTGGAGATTTGCAATAGAGAGCAACAACTTAAGGTCATGGCCTACGGTCCCTCGCCGGTGTTTACCGTATATAAAAACCTACATGCTCGGCGGCCAATACCAACACGATCTCGATATGGTCATCGCAGAAATGCTTACTTACATGAACTCCATCATTCTAAACAATGATGGTAAAGATATATGGATTCTTGATGTTGATGACACTTGCATCTCTAATCTCAAGTactatgagagaaagaactttGG atgtgATCCATTTGATCGAGTGATGTTTAAGAGTTGGATATTGGAAGGATCATGTCCTGCAATTCATTCAATGTTGGTGTTTTATAAGAAGCTTATTGAGAGGGGTTTCAAGGTTTTCCTTCTCACAGGGAGGCATGAGGAGCAACTTGGCTCAATAACAGCCTTGAACTTGCTTTTGCAAGGATATGTAGGACATGAAAGATTGATTTTGAG AAGCTCAAAATACAAGGGACAAAGTGCTGAGAAATTCAAATCGGCAATAAGAAAAGAGATAGAAGGAGAAGGATATAGAATACATGGAAATGTTGGAGATCAATGGAGTGATCTCACTGGAGAATCTATTGGTGCTCGGACCTTTAAGTTGCCCAATCCTATGTATTTTGTTTCTTAA